DNA sequence from the Acidobacteriota bacterium genome:
TGGCTAAGATGCCTGCGCTTTCGATGAAAGCGCGTTCTCGGACATTAGGTATTTCAATTGTGGGGCTATAGCTCAGCTTGGAAGAGCGCTTGAATGGCATTCAAGAGGTCAGGGGTTCGAGCCCCCTTAGCTCCACTTCCCTCTCTTCCCGAACTTACCCTCAAAATTCCGTTATCCTGAAACTATAGAGCGTAAACCTTTGTTCATTTCAATCGTACTGTAGCGGTTGCTGGCAAAAATCCGACTGCTAATGCAGAATGCCGATTTGATTTCGACCGCCAAATTTCAACGATGCTGACGGCAACCACAGGAAACTAACGTAATGAGCGATTCAATTGGGTCTCGTGTTGGCCAGATTGCGCCGGAAATTGATTTGCCGGATGGCAATGGCAACCGCTGGAAATTGACCGATGCGCGCGGAAACGTCGTCGTGCTGTTGTTTTATCCGGGCGATGAAACTCCGGTTTGCACGCGCCAACTTTGCAGCCTGCGCGACAACTGGGCACGGTACCTGGAAACCGGCGCGGAAGTTGTCGGCATCAATACCGATTCAATTGAAAACCATCATTCCTTTTCCGCCAATCACCAACTGCCACTGAGATTATTGTCCGATGCCAGTGGCAGTGTGGTGCGCGCTTACGAGATGAAAGCGTTGTTTGGCACCCGCCGCGGAGTCATTGTGATTGATAAAACCGGCGTGATTCGGTTTCGCAAAGTCGTCATGCCGATTTTTCGTCCCACAGACGATGAAGTGCTGGCTGCAATTCATGAAGTTTTGAACACCGGAAACTAAGGATTTATCGGCACTGTTTAAGTTTATGTCCTCTGACCTGATACCTTCGACGCAGCAAAATGTTTCGGAAACGTCACAATCGGCTGACCGATTGCAGCGTTTAATCAACGACATGAGCGTTGAGTTCATCTCGATTCTGGACCTGGATACGTTGATTGATCGTGTCGCCCAACGGCTTCGACAGGTCATTGACTACAAATTTTTCAATCTGTTTCTGGTGGATGAAATTCGCGGCGGGCTGTTGTGGAAAAAAGCCGTTGGCTACAACCCTGATGACGTCGCCGCGCATGAAGTCATTCCGTTTGATTCCAGCATCGCATCAGCCGCCTGGCGCGAAGGTCAGACGATTAACGTTGGCGATGTCACGCAGGATTCGCGTTATTTGCCAATTGCTACACAAGATGGGTATCCGCCACGTTCGGAAATTGCCGTTCCGCTGATGCTGGTCCGCGAAAACAAAATCGTTGGCGTTTTGACGATTGAAAGCGTGGAACCGAATTATTTTACGCGTGATCACGAACGGTTGTTGGGCGTGCTTGGCAATCAACTTGCCATCGCATTGGAACATGCGCGCGTGTATGACGAATTGCGCCAGCGCGCCAAGGAAATGCGCACATTGATCGAAATCGGGCACGAGATCACGGCGATTTTGGACCTTGACCGCCTGCTCGATCACATTGCGCCGATGCTTGACCGGATCATCAGTTATGAATATCTGCTGGTCGGGTTGATTGACGAACCGCGCCAGGAACTGGTCTGGCACGTTGAGGAAGGATACGGCGTTTTGAAACAGGAACGCGCCAACCGGACTCCTGTGACGTATGGAGTCGTTGGGCGAGCCGTGCGCGAACGACGCACTCAAATTGTCGGAGATGTGTTGCGCGATCCGGATTACTTCGTCACGGACAATTGGCGCGAACAGGGGCAACGCTCCGAAATCGCCGTGCCGTTGATTTATGAAGATCGGGTGATTGGCGTATTGGCGCTGGAAAGCGACCGGCAAAATGCGTTCAACGAATATCACGGACGATTATTGGAAAACATCGCCAACCCCCTGGCCATCGCCATCGTCAACGCGCGGTTGCACCAACAACACGTCGAGCGCGAACGGCGACTGGAACGCGAGATGTTGATGGCGCGCGATGTGCAACGCGCAATGTTGCCCGACCAGCCGCCGCTGAAAGGCTTCGAGTTGGCCGCAAGGCTGGAACCGGCGCTCAATCTGAGCGGTGATTTTTACGATTACATGATGCTGTCGCCGAACCGGTTGGGGTTGATGATCGGCGACGTTGCCGGCAAAGGTGTTCGCGCGGCAATGGGAATGGCGGCCTCGCGAAGCATTTTGCGCAGCGTCGCTCGGCGCGGCGGCAGCCCGGCGAAAGTCCTGCGCGATGCCAATTTACGATTGCATCGCGATCTGGGAAAACAGTTGCTGCTGACGCTGGTGTACGGCGTGCTGGACGCCGACACCAAAATGCTGCATTACTGCAACGCCGGACACAATGCGCCGCTGCTGGTCAAAGCTTCGGGCAAATGGCGCGCGCTGAAAACCGGCGGATTGTTGTTGGGCGTGTTCGACAAACAACAGTACAAAACCGAAACGATTCACCTGGAAAAAGGCGATTTGCTTTTCTTTTATACCGACGGCCTGGTCGAGGCTCACACTCCCCAACCGAACCGCGAAGATTTTGGCGAAGGCCGCATTCTGGAATTTTTGCTGAACAATCGTCACCTGAAAGCCGCTGCGTTGATTGATGCGTTGGTCAACCACATCAACGAATTTACGGCGGGCGCTCACCAGCACGATGATATGACGTTGGTGGCGCTCAAGGTTTTGTAAAGCCGGTTTTTGCGAAAGCCGAATCGCTTTGCTATCTTCACTTTCTAAATTTTCGAAAAATCATTCTTCTTCATACATTTGAAAGGTAAGCCCATGGAAGCTGTAACCTCCACAGGCGCGGCGCATCCTTCTGTCGAATCCATCGAAGCGCAGAGCTTTTCACCAGCGTTGACGCTAGGTGAAAAGCTGGCGGCATATTACGACCTGACCAAACCGCGCATCACGTTTCTGGTGGTGTTGTCTGCGTTAGCCGGATTCGCTATCGCTTCGCCATCGCCAATCAACTGGCTTGTATTCCTTCACACTGCGCTCGGCGTAGCGTTGCTGTCGAGCGGCATTTCCACGCTCAATCAATACTGGGAACGCGAATCTGACGGCTTGATGGATCGCACAAAATCCCGTCCGCTGCCTTCCGGCAAACTGACAGGAAATGGAGCTTTGGCATTTGGCATTGCGATTTCTGTCCTTGCCGAAGTGTACTTGGCATGGCTGGTCAATCCGCTGACGGCAGCGTTTGGCTTTGTAGCGCTGACCAGTTACCTGTTTCTGTACACGCCGCTGAAAACGCGGACGCACTGGTGCACGTTCATCGGGGCATTTCCCGGAGCTTTGCCGGTCGTGCTCGGCTGGACAGCGGCGCGTAACGAAATCGGCCTGGAAGCGGCAGTTTTATTCGGCATCATGTTTTTCTGGCAATTCCCGCACTTCCACGCCATCGCGACGATGTACCGCGAAGATTATTCCAAAGCCAGCATCCGTATGCTCCCAGTCATTGAACCAGATGGTAAATCCACGGCTCGGCAAATCGTTGGCTACACGGTTGGCTTGGTAATCATTAGCGTCCTGCCGACCTTGCTCGGCTTCTCCGGTTGGATTTATTTTGCCGGAGCCGCCGTGCTCGGAGGCTGGTTTCTCCACGCCAGCCTGACCACGGCCAAGCAAATGACTCGTGAACAAGCGAGGCATCTACTGAAAGTTTCGGTGATGTATTTGCCGCTGTTGCTGGGGTTGTTAGTAGTCAACAGTTAGACAATAAAACATCTCTGCTTATGAACATCGCTGAGGTCTTGCTAGATACTGCAGTTGAAGACAATCGCCTATTGATTGCGATTCAGGACCAAGGAGATGATCTTACCAAGCCACGCGATTTGGATTTTTTCCTTTATGCTAAAACAAAGGAACGGGCGACGCTCGTAGCGGACTTCATTACTGACAATCGCTATGGTCGCCCGTTTGTTCAAAGCTACCCCAAAAACGATGAAAGCCTAACGTGGCGTATCAAAGTTACGATTCACGCCCCTTTAGCCGAAAATGTTGTTCATACACTTTCGGCCTTCTTTGCTTGTCTTTCTCAAATTTACGACCTTGATTACGATGGGTGGGAAACAAGCATAGAAAAATAACTTCTTCAATTATTTCCCAACCATTTCCAATGCTTCATCAATTGTTTTGACCGCAAAGTCACATTGATCCCGGTCAATCACCAGCGGAGGCGACAGCCGGATCGTGCTCTGGCCGCAGCCAAGCGTAATCAAGCCGCGTTTGAAGCATTCCAGTTCGACCTGATGTTGGGCTTCGGCGTGCGGTTCTTTGGTCGCGCGGTCTTTGACCAGTTCGATGCCGATCATCAAGCCTTTGCCGCGAACATCGCCGATGATCGCGTGTTTGTCTTTTAGCGCGGTCAATCCTTCCAGCAAATACGCCCCCATCTTCGCGGCGTTTTCAATCAAACCGTCTTCCAGCAATTCCAGCGTCGCCAGCGAAGCCGCAATTGCCACTGGATTTCCTCCAAAGGTCGAAGCGTGCGCGCCCGGCGACCAATTCATCAGATCGGCGCGGGCAATCGTGGCGCTCAAGGGTAAGCCCGAAGCGATGCCTTTGGCAGAAGTCAGAATGTCCGGCACGAAATCAAAATGCTCCGACGCGTACATTTTGCCCGTGCGTCCGAAGCCGGATTGGACTTCGTCGGCAATGACCAGAATGCCGTGCCGGTCGGCAATTTCGCGGAGCGTTTGCAGAAACGACGCTGGCGGGACAACGTAGCCGCCTTCTCCTTGAATTGGTTCCACCACGATGGCGGCGCATTCATCAGCCGGAATGGTGGTTTTGAAGAGTAGGTCTTCAATGACGCGCGCGCAGTGCGGGCCTTTTGCTTCTTTCGCGCCGCAGGTTTCCTGCGTCAGGTTGTACGGGCACCGATAACAATTGGCGTAGGGAATGTGCGTCACGTCCAAGGCTTGCGGGCCAAAGCCTGCGCGCTGTTTGGACTTGCTGGCGGTCAACGACAGCGCGCCCATCGTGCGACCGTGAAAGGCTCCGAAAAACGCGATCAGCTTTTGCCGCTGCGTCGAATACATCGCCAGTTTGACTGCGCCTTCGACAGCTTCCGCGCCGGAATTTCCGAAGTGAACTTTCTTGGGATTATTGCCGGGCGCAACTTGATTCAGTTTTTCGGCAAGTTGCGGCAACTGCGGAAAGTAATAATCCGCCGAACAGACGTGCAGAAAATCATCCACTTGTTTTTTGATGGCTTCGATCACGTGCGGATGCGCGTGGCCCGTCGAACATACGGCGACTCCGGCGTTGAAATCCAGGAAGATATTGCCGTCCACGTCTTCGATCATGGCGCCTTTTGCGCGTTTGACGACCAACGGATACGGGCGCGTGTATGACGGCGAAATGAATTCGGCATCGTGCGCGACGACTTGCTGCGCCACAGGGCCGGGCAATGCGGTTTTGATTGCGGGAAGTTTTGCGACCTTCAATTCTGCTGTGCCTTGCATAAGTTTGTACCTCTAATCGGTTTGGAAATGAATGGACAACGCCGCAACTGCTCAGGACACAAATCCCATGCAATTTTGATTACGGCAAAACTGGTTTGCGATTGGCTGAAAACGGACGGGCACTAATCCGCGAAGAGGTCTTTGCGAGAGAGAAGCGGGACGTGTTGAGAGATAAAAAGTGAAGTCGGTTTCATACGTTAAAGTGGAGCCGGCGCAGGAATTATTTCCTGCGCCAGCGCAAGCCGTCTTTTGTGTCTTCCAGCAGGATTCCCATCTCGGTCAGTTGATCGCGAATTTCGTCCGAACGAGCGAAGTTTTTCGCCTTTCGCGCGGCCTGACGTTCGTCAATCAAGGTCTGAATTTCGGAATCGAGCATTTCTTTTTTGGCTTCGCCGAAAATGGCAAAGACCGAATCGAATCGGTCAATTGCCCCAAGCAGAACGGATTTGTCTGCGGATTTGATCGCGCCAGCGGCCATCGAAGAATTGGTTTCGCGAACGAAATCGTGAACGGCAGCCAATGCTTCGGCGGTGTTCAAGTCATCATCCATCGCGTCTTCAAACCGTTTCAACGACAGTTCGGCCATTCGGGCAATCGCGGGCGTCGAACCTTCCTGCGGCTGTACCTCTGTCAGACGCTGCTTGAAATCATTCAGCCGAGCCACAGTGCTCTCGGCACCGCGCAAACCTTCGAGCGTGAAGTTCAACTGCTTGTGATGCGGCGCAGACAACAACAGATATCGAATTGCGCGCGGGGTGTAGCCCTTTTCAACCAGGTCGCGGAACGTGAAATAGTTGCCCAAACTCTTGGACATCTTCTGCCCTTCGACCATCAGGAATTCTGCGTGAACCCAATATCGCACAAATGGTTTTCCGGTTGCGCCTTCGGATTGCGCAATTTCGTTTTCGTGGTGCGGAAATACCAGATCAATTCCGCCAGCGTGAATGTCAAAGGTTTCGCCCAGCGATTTCATGGACATTGCCGAGCATTCGATGTGCCAGCCGGGTCTTCCCTTCCCTAAATCCGTTTCCCAAAATGGCTCGCCGGGTTTGGCGGCTTTCCATAGCACGAAATCGCGTGCGTTTTCCTTGGCTTCGTATTCGTCGGAATCCACGCGTTCGCTCGCTCCGACAACGTTTCCCTCGAATTTCACTTTTGAAAGTTTGCCGTATCCGTCAAAGGTGTTGATGCGAAAATACGTCGAACCTTCGGACTCGTAGGTGTGTCCGTTGGCGTTCAGCCGTTTAATGATCTCAATCATCTCCGGAATGTGGTCTGTGGCGCGCAGGATTTCTTCGGGGCGTTCGGCGCCGAGCGCATCGAAATCTTCAAAAAAGTAGTTTGTGAAAACTTCGGTGTAATCGCGCAAGGTCTGCCCCTTCTCGATGGACTTGCGAATGATCTTGTCGTCAACATCCGTGATGTTCATCACGTGATGGACTTGGTAGCCCTTAAATTTCAAGTAGCGCCGCAACAGATCGGCAAACAAAAACGTCCGGAAATTTCCGATGTGTGCAAAGTCGTGAACCGTCGGTCCGCAAACGTATAAGCGGACGTTGTTATCTTCCAGCGGTTTGAACTCTTCGACACGGCTTGTCAGTGTGTTGTATAGCTTCAGCATCTTGATGGCAGTTTTCACAGTCAAAATTTGATTTCATCCAACCAGAAAGGCAGTTTATTGAAGCAATTGCAAAATTTCAAACTTCAAAAAAATTGCCTCGCGCGTTGTTACAACGCGCGAGGCAAGGATTGATTTTCTGGAATGGTGAAGCCTATTGCACAGCGGTGACTTTTTCAGCCTGTTTGCCTTTTGGCCCCTGCACCAACTCATATTCGACTAATTGGCCTTCGTCGAGAGTCTTAAACCCATCCATGTCTATTGCCGAATAGTGGACGAAAACATCGCCACTTCCGTCGGGTTGTTCAATAAAGCCGTAACCTTTTGCGTTATTGAACCATTTAACTTTGCCTTGTTTCTTCTCTGCCATGGTGAAATACCTCCTGGGGTTAAACGAAATAACGAATCCGTCGTCGCGATTGATGACAATTCGCTGGGTTGGTAACTCCCGCGTGCCTGGGGCGCTTTACGCTCGCTTCCGAAGCTCACACCAACTTCAGGGACAAACTTCATTGAGGAAGCTGATGCCTGGGTGTTTGCGGGCAAAAGGCCAATCCAAAGATCTCTGTCAAAAAGTCAAAAACCGCTACTGAAACCAGTAAACAGACCTACAGGTTTCAACAGCGGCCGCAGCTAAAAGACATACTTTGGTGGTTGACACAACAAAACTACTGTTATTCGCATTTGCTACAAATTGTTTTTTTGAGTGCGTCAGAAATTGACGCCATGATGAACGGTGCGCATCCTACTGAACGACTTTTTTACTGTCAAGGCTGTGAAATGAATTTGGGCTAAGACCGGCAAATCTTTATTCTCAAGAGAATTGGCTGTCTTGGCCATGAATTGCGCCGGAATCGGCCTGAAACTGGCTCTTGCGCATTACGTAATAAATTGCGGGCAAGCCGTTTAGGTTCACGGTGCACAGAAATTTCATCCCTAGTCTTTCCATCACCTTAATCGAGGCGATATTGGGAGGATCGGCGCCAGCGTAAATTCGCTCCAGGCGAAGCTGTTGAAATCCATATTGCAGAATCGCTTCAGCGGCTTCTGTGGCCAGTCCTTTTCCCCAATAATCGGGTAATAGGCCGTATAGCACCTCGACTTCCTGATAATTCGATTCAGGAAGCCGAAAATGCCTTAACCCGGCAAATCCTGCGATACGGAATGATCCCTTCAGA
Encoded proteins:
- a CDS encoding peroxiredoxin, encoding MSDSIGSRVGQIAPEIDLPDGNGNRWKLTDARGNVVVLLFYPGDETPVCTRQLCSLRDNWARYLETGAEVVGINTDSIENHHSFSANHQLPLRLLSDASGSVVRAYEMKALFGTRRGVIVIDKTGVIRFRKVVMPIFRPTDDEVLAAIHEVLNTGN
- a CDS encoding SpoIIE family protein phosphatase, with product MSSDLIPSTQQNVSETSQSADRLQRLINDMSVEFISILDLDTLIDRVAQRLRQVIDYKFFNLFLVDEIRGGLLWKKAVGYNPDDVAAHEVIPFDSSIASAAWREGQTINVGDVTQDSRYLPIATQDGYPPRSEIAVPLMLVRENKIVGVLTIESVEPNYFTRDHERLLGVLGNQLAIALEHARVYDELRQRAKEMRTLIEIGHEITAILDLDRLLDHIAPMLDRIISYEYLLVGLIDEPRQELVWHVEEGYGVLKQERANRTPVTYGVVGRAVRERRTQIVGDVLRDPDYFVTDNWREQGQRSEIAVPLIYEDRVIGVLALESDRQNAFNEYHGRLLENIANPLAIAIVNARLHQQHVERERRLEREMLMARDVQRAMLPDQPPLKGFELAARLEPALNLSGDFYDYMMLSPNRLGLMIGDVAGKGVRAAMGMAASRSILRSVARRGGSPAKVLRDANLRLHRDLGKQLLLTLVYGVLDADTKMLHYCNAGHNAPLLVKASGKWRALKTGGLLLGVFDKQQYKTETIHLEKGDLLFFYTDGLVEAHTPQPNREDFGEGRILEFLLNNRHLKAAALIDALVNHINEFTAGAHQHDDMTLVALKVL
- the cyoE gene encoding protoheme IX farnesyltransferase, translating into MEAVTSTGAAHPSVESIEAQSFSPALTLGEKLAAYYDLTKPRITFLVVLSALAGFAIASPSPINWLVFLHTALGVALLSSGISTLNQYWERESDGLMDRTKSRPLPSGKLTGNGALAFGIAISVLAEVYLAWLVNPLTAAFGFVALTSYLFLYTPLKTRTHWCTFIGAFPGALPVVLGWTAARNEIGLEAAVLFGIMFFWQFPHFHAIATMYREDYSKASIRMLPVIEPDGKSTARQIVGYTVGLVIISVLPTLLGFSGWIYFAGAAVLGGWFLHASLTTAKQMTREQARHLLKVSVMYLPLLLGLLVVNS
- a CDS encoding ribonuclease E inhibitor RraB, which codes for MNIAEVLLDTAVEDNRLLIAIQDQGDDLTKPRDLDFFLYAKTKERATLVADFITDNRYGRPFVQSYPKNDESLTWRIKVTIHAPLAENVVHTLSAFFACLSQIYDLDYDGWETSIEK
- a CDS encoding acetyl ornithine aminotransferase family protein produces the protein MQGTAELKVAKLPAIKTALPGPVAQQVVAHDAEFISPSYTRPYPLVVKRAKGAMIEDVDGNIFLDFNAGVAVCSTGHAHPHVIEAIKKQVDDFLHVCSADYYFPQLPQLAEKLNQVAPGNNPKKVHFGNSGAEAVEGAVKLAMYSTQRQKLIAFFGAFHGRTMGALSLTASKSKQRAGFGPQALDVTHIPYANCYRCPYNLTQETCGAKEAKGPHCARVIEDLLFKTTIPADECAAIVVEPIQGEGGYVVPPASFLQTLREIADRHGILVIADEVQSGFGRTGKMYASEHFDFVPDILTSAKGIASGLPLSATIARADLMNWSPGAHASTFGGNPVAIAASLATLELLEDGLIENAAKMGAYLLEGLTALKDKHAIIGDVRGKGLMIGIELVKDRATKEPHAEAQHQVELECFKRGLITLGCGQSTIRLSPPLVIDRDQCDFAVKTIDEALEMVGK
- a CDS encoding cysteine--tRNA ligase; amino-acid sequence: MLKLYNTLTSRVEEFKPLEDNNVRLYVCGPTVHDFAHIGNFRTFLFADLLRRYLKFKGYQVHHVMNITDVDDKIIRKSIEKGQTLRDYTEVFTNYFFEDFDALGAERPEEILRATDHIPEMIEIIKRLNANGHTYESEGSTYFRINTFDGYGKLSKVKFEGNVVGASERVDSDEYEAKENARDFVLWKAAKPGEPFWETDLGKGRPGWHIECSAMSMKSLGETFDIHAGGIDLVFPHHENEIAQSEGATGKPFVRYWVHAEFLMVEGQKMSKSLGNYFTFRDLVEKGYTPRAIRYLLLSAPHHKQLNFTLEGLRGAESTVARLNDFKQRLTEVQPQEGSTPAIARMAELSLKRFEDAMDDDLNTAEALAAVHDFVRETNSSMAAGAIKSADKSVLLGAIDRFDSVFAIFGEAKKEMLDSEIQTLIDERQAARKAKNFARSDEIRDQLTEMGILLEDTKDGLRWRRK
- a CDS encoding cold-shock protein — translated: MAEKKQGKVKWFNNAKGYGFIEQPDGSGDVFVHYSAIDMDGFKTLDEGQLVEYELVQGPKGKQAEKVTAVQ
- a CDS encoding GNAT family N-acetyltransferase → MDVRLQTSRLRLMPFQRSDVDDLHRMWTEPEVRKYLWDDLVIPRDTVVAIVENSLQSFAESGLGFWMLNLKGSFRIAGFAGLRHFRLPESNYQEVEVLYGLLPDYWGKGLATEAAEAILQYGFQQLRLERIYAGADPPNIASIKVMERLGMKFLCTVNLNGLPAIYYVMRKSQFQADSGAIHGQDSQFS